In Desulfovibrio sp. TomC, the sequence CCTCTCCAAGGCCCGGCGACGGGGGGATGGTCGGTGTGACGGCTTCGGGAATAGCCCAACGTTAACATTTTTGCAACACTAAAAAAACAACTCCGACGCAGTTGGCCACATGCACGGCCCGACTGGCGTATTCCTGGAAAACCGACTATCCTTCCTATCGTAATCACATCCCGGAGGCCTGCCGTGTCCGACAAAATCGCCAAAATCCTGGTGGTCGAGGATGACGAAAATGTCCGCGGTCCGGTCTGCGCCTGGCTGGACCTGTCCGGATACGCTGTGGCCGAGGCGGTCGACGGTTTGCGCGCCCTGGCGGCCATCGCCGCCGAACGTCCCGACGCCGTGCTGCTCGATCTGCGCCTGCCCGGCCTTGACGGCTTTGGCGTCCTGGAAAGCCTGTCCCACGAAAGCGACGCTCCGCCGGTCATCGTCATCTCCGGCCAGGACGGCATCGAGGGCGTCATCCGGGCCTTTCGCCTGGGCGCGGCCGACTATCTGCAAAAGCCCATCCTGAGTTTTGACCTGCTGGGCCACGCCCTGGAAGCGGTCCTGGAACGCCGGAAACTGTCCCGGGCGGTGCGGCAGGCCGAAAACCGCTATTTCAATCTGGTGCAGAACCTGCCGCTGTTGGTCTTTGTCCTGGACGGCCAACTGGAACTGGCCTTTGTCAACAAGTTCTGCCGGCCGCTGCTTGGGTTCACCCGGGCCGAAGCCCTGGACACGCCCGGCTTTTTCATCAGCCGCGTCCATCCCGAGGACCGCGAACAGGTGGAGGCCTGCCTGCGGCGCAGCCTGACCCCGCACGAGCGCACCCGGACTGAAGAATGCCGCCTGCTGCACAAAAACGGCGCGACCATCCATACCCTGCTCCGGGCCATTCCCTCCTCCCGGGACAATGCCCCGGAAAACAGCGTCACCATCGAAGGGATCGTGATCGACATTACCGACCGGGTGGAACTGGAACGGTTCGTCGTGCAGGAAGAAAAGCTCAAGACACTCGGGGCCATATCGGCCGAAGTGGCCCACGAGATCCGAAATCCCCTCTTTTCCATCGCCGGGTTCGCCCACCGTCTGCAGGCCCGGATGCCGGACAACCGGGAGGCCGCCATCATCCTGTCCGAGGCCCGGCGGCTGGAGGACA encodes:
- a CDS encoding ATP-binding response regulator, yielding MSDKIAKILVVEDDENVRGPVCAWLDLSGYAVAEAVDGLRALAAIAAERPDAVLLDLRLPGLDGFGVLESLSHESDAPPVIVISGQDGIEGVIRAFRLGAADYLQKPILSFDLLGHALEAVLERRKLSRAVRQAENRYFNLVQNLPLLVFVLDGQLELAFVNKFCRPLLGFTRAEALDTPGFFISRVHPEDREQVEACLRRSLTPHERTRTEECRLLHKNGATIHTLLRAIPSSRDNAPENSVTIEGIVIDITDRVELERFVVQEEKLKTLGAISAEVAHEIRNPLFSIAGFAHRLQARMPDNREAAIILSEARRLEDILDKISNYLHPVDLRPRLCSLGAIVTAALDFLAPEFSARGLAAETDLAASLPDLRLDPDLLTQVMTSLVRFAASRMALGGTIRLTTSRHSRYAHCDVGFLPSRNIIDPEVLFLPFEEGDERMGLPLAYRIVKNMGGSLTFSQPGREAAFTLQLPIDPLADTPDDNDRSDDEVEDTAESVWRPGNGRA